A DNA window from Luteolibacter luteus contains the following coding sequences:
- a CDS encoding DUF3108 domain-containing protein, which translates to MKTLFLLLASALPALADWKTEVTPAKLGPHPKLTPLAVEYRLTWNGMLNAGKLNFTFGAPDPKFPSDYNAKASGGSSGLASTLYKTKFTMMSRLDPATLRPRVAVGVADEGDEVNTTRTTWTGPLVKSEQTIRITKNGKSGTINSEFRFTPVHDIFSAMLHVRSQKLADGDKLVIPLQPFDKPYLMTVNVLGHEKFAGRDTIKMSVALQKIDPKTKALLPYKKMKSSTLWLSDDANRIPVELRSEVFIGDVRMTLSGTRKL; encoded by the coding sequence ATGAAGACCCTTTTCCTGCTCCTTGCCTCGGCCCTTCCTGCGCTGGCGGATTGGAAGACGGAAGTGACCCCGGCAAAGCTGGGGCCGCATCCGAAGCTCACCCCGCTGGCCGTCGAATATCGCCTCACTTGGAACGGCATGCTGAATGCCGGGAAGCTCAACTTCACCTTCGGCGCGCCGGATCCGAAGTTCCCTTCCGACTACAACGCGAAGGCAAGCGGCGGCAGCTCGGGCCTCGCTTCCACGCTCTACAAAACCAAGTTCACCATGATGTCCCGGCTGGATCCGGCGACGCTCCGCCCCCGTGTCGCCGTGGGAGTCGCCGATGAGGGAGACGAGGTGAACACCACCCGCACCACTTGGACGGGCCCGCTCGTCAAAAGCGAGCAGACCATTCGCATCACCAAAAACGGGAAGTCCGGCACCATTAACAGCGAGTTCCGCTTCACCCCGGTGCACGATATTTTCTCAGCCATGCTCCACGTCCGTAGCCAGAAGCTGGCCGATGGTGACAAGCTGGTCATCCCCCTGCAGCCCTTCGACAAGCCGTACCTGATGACGGTCAACGTGCTGGGCCACGAAAAATTCGCCGGGCGGGACACAATCAAGATGTCCGTCGCCCTCCAAAAAATCGATCCGAAGACCAAAGCTCTTCTTCCCTACAAGAAAATGAAGAGCTCCACCCTCTGGCTGTCTGATGATGCGAATCGCATCCCTGTCGAGTTGAGGTCGGAAGTCTTTATCGGCGATGTCCGCATGACCTTGTCCGGTACGAGAAAATTGTAA
- the bioB gene encoding biotin synthase BioB, giving the protein MLFAELKRLHSLPFFELLKEARAVHEANWPENDVQLCTLLSIKTGGCSEDCSYCAQSARYNSGVEIERLMSKETIMERAQAARDTGSTRFCMGAAWRGVRGGTQRFEQVLDIVKGVSTLGMEVCVTLGELGPEEAKQLKEAGVTAYNHNLDTSPEHYPNIVTTHTYEDRLRTIRNVQDAGMSVCCGGILGLGETTDDRLKMLEVISEFNPQPESVPINSLMPMPGTPLEGSAVVDAFDVVRMIAVTRIAVPKAKVRLSAGRTRMSDETQALCYFAGANSIFYGDKLLTAKNPAVEKDRALLAKLGLGTLAPNPALAAPEAEEERPLSPACCGCGE; this is encoded by the coding sequence ATGCTTTTCGCCGAACTCAAGCGTCTCCATTCCCTGCCCTTCTTCGAACTCCTCAAGGAGGCGCGTGCCGTGCACGAAGCCAACTGGCCGGAGAATGACGTGCAGCTTTGCACCCTGCTCTCCATCAAGACCGGCGGCTGCTCGGAAGACTGCTCTTACTGCGCCCAATCCGCGCGCTATAACTCAGGCGTCGAGATCGAGCGCCTGATGAGTAAGGAAACCATCATGGAGCGCGCCCAAGCGGCCCGCGACACCGGCTCTACCCGCTTCTGCATGGGCGCGGCATGGCGCGGCGTGCGCGGCGGCACCCAGCGCTTCGAGCAGGTGCTGGATATCGTGAAGGGCGTTTCGACGCTCGGCATGGAGGTCTGTGTGACCCTCGGCGAGCTCGGCCCGGAAGAAGCCAAGCAGCTCAAGGAAGCAGGCGTCACCGCCTACAATCACAATCTGGACACCTCTCCGGAACACTATCCGAACATCGTCACCACCCACACCTACGAAGACCGTCTGCGCACCATCCGCAATGTGCAGGATGCCGGCATGTCTGTCTGCTGTGGTGGCATCCTCGGTCTCGGTGAAACCACCGATGACCGCTTGAAGATGCTGGAGGTCATCTCCGAGTTCAATCCGCAGCCGGAAAGCGTGCCGATCAACTCGCTCATGCCGATGCCTGGCACGCCGCTCGAAGGTAGCGCCGTTGTGGATGCCTTCGACGTGGTCCGCATGATCGCCGTGACCCGCATCGCCGTGCCAAAGGCGAAGGTCCGCCTTTCCGCAGGCCGCACCCGCATGTCCGACGAAACTCAAGCACTCTGCTACTTCGCAGGGGCGAATTCCATCTTCTACGGAGACAAGCTGCTCACGGCGAAGAATCCTGCCGTGGAAAAAGACCGCGCCCTGCTCGCCAAGCTCGGCCTCGGCACCCTCGCTCCGAATCCTGCTCTCGCCGCCCCGGAAGCAGAGGAAGAGCGCCCGCTGAGCCCTGCCTGCTGTGGTTGCGGGGAATAG
- a CDS encoding MalY/PatB family protein, with amino-acid sequence MTHDFDIPLVRKGTGCIKFDRRPELDPFWVADMDFASAPEILEALHSRVNHGIFGYAQAHEGLNEAIDLYLKQRRGVTVPGEQIIHLGGLVPALSLAGRAFCKEGQALMTCTPVYPPFIGVHHDGPAKLITVDHIEAGGRWTFDWDAMEAAVTPDTTVFLLCNPQNPLGRVFNKDEVEQLARFCVKHDLVLVSDEIHCDLVLDAAKTPHFSALELPEDLRQRTITLLSPSKTWNIAGLGYAFAVIPDDSIRRKFAAQRGHTLSEINALSYYAAEAAYRHGEEWRQQLLAYLRRNRELLDTFIAERMPKLKIVPGEATYLAWIDARGMGVENPAQYFEKNAGLFLSDGAFFGWPGWIRFNFGCTRARMLEGLEKMVRAMP; translated from the coding sequence GTGACGCACGACTTCGACATCCCCCTCGTCCGCAAGGGCACCGGTTGCATCAAGTTCGACCGCCGGCCGGAGCTCGACCCCTTCTGGGTGGCGGACATGGACTTCGCCTCCGCCCCGGAGATCCTCGAAGCGCTTCACTCCCGCGTAAACCATGGGATCTTCGGTTATGCCCAGGCACACGAAGGCCTGAACGAAGCGATTGATCTCTATCTCAAGCAACGGCGCGGCGTCACCGTGCCGGGCGAGCAAATCATCCACCTCGGCGGCCTCGTTCCCGCCCTTTCCTTGGCCGGACGCGCCTTCTGCAAGGAAGGCCAGGCACTGATGACCTGTACCCCGGTCTACCCGCCCTTCATCGGCGTCCACCACGACGGCCCCGCGAAACTGATCACCGTCGATCACATCGAAGCCGGGGGCCGCTGGACTTTCGATTGGGACGCGATGGAAGCTGCCGTGACCCCGGACACCACGGTCTTCCTGCTCTGCAATCCACAGAACCCCTTGGGTCGCGTCTTCAACAAGGACGAGGTGGAACAACTCGCCCGCTTCTGTGTGAAGCACGATCTCGTCCTCGTTTCCGATGAGATCCACTGCGACCTCGTGCTGGATGCCGCGAAAACGCCACATTTCTCCGCGCTCGAGCTGCCGGAGGACCTGCGCCAGCGAACTATCACGCTGCTTTCCCCGAGCAAGACCTGGAACATCGCGGGCCTCGGCTATGCCTTCGCCGTGATTCCTGACGACTCGATCCGCCGCAAGTTCGCAGCCCAGCGCGGCCACACCCTTTCGGAGATCAATGCCCTCTCCTACTACGCTGCCGAGGCCGCCTATCGCCACGGCGAGGAATGGCGCCAACAACTGCTCGCCTACCTGCGCCGCAACCGCGAGCTGCTGGACACCTTCATCGCCGAGCGCATGCCGAAACTGAAGATCGTCCCTGGCGAGGCCACCTACCTCGCATGGATCGATGCCCGCGGCATGGGCGTGGAGAATCCCGCCCAGTACTTCGAGAAAAACGCCGGCCTCTTCCTCTCTGACGGTGCCTTCTTCGGCTGGCCCGGCTGGATCCGTTTCAACTTCGGCTGCACCCGCGCCCGCATGCTGGAAGGATTGGAAAAAATGGTCCGCGCGATGCCATGA
- a CDS encoding DUF4340 domain-containing protein, with product MNKRQVVVLWIIAILLTVAAFFARSSNSKGFESKTSRNRGQTVLADLNANEVAKVQVKSGDKVTTLVRKDGNWSVAEREGYPANIKSLNEFLRTLAEVKVTQGIESEPSFAPRFGMDPAAKEEKDRGTEVILSNDAGSELAHVTLGKNLESGSDPMSMFGGGSTGRFFRNHADQSGVYVVSELFPTLSTEAPRWLQEDFLKVEKIKSISITPPAQSKEIAWKLSRTDENGEFTLDGAKENETLNPSLTAPLKTLFSYARFEDVVSKEKADEVQPTAQQIAKIETFEGFTYTFKINPAPEEEKKEGADPEEVPAEPAYYMTVEVEATLPAERKKEEKESEEDAKTKDKAFADRKAELEKRLAADKALAGRTFKVSKFTLDALLKDRSSLLQSATPPAGGPGAQGGMQGLPPGLMPQGLPPGMIPPGAGQAAPATRRRVEAVTPPIAIPPLEEDKAAKPEETPKAEDAPKPEQAPPQEAPPSEGQ from the coding sequence ATGAACAAACGACAAGTCGTTGTCCTCTGGATCATCGCCATCCTCCTGACCGTCGCCGCCTTCTTCGCCCGTTCGAGCAACTCGAAGGGCTTTGAAAGCAAGACCTCGCGCAACCGCGGGCAAACCGTGCTCGCCGATCTCAACGCGAATGAAGTCGCGAAGGTGCAGGTGAAGTCGGGTGACAAGGTTACCACGCTGGTCCGCAAGGACGGCAATTGGAGCGTCGCCGAGCGCGAGGGCTATCCCGCGAACATCAAGAGCCTGAATGAATTCCTGCGCACGCTGGCCGAAGTGAAGGTCACGCAGGGCATCGAGTCCGAGCCTTCCTTTGCCCCGCGCTTCGGCATGGATCCGGCCGCGAAGGAAGAAAAGGACCGCGGCACCGAGGTGATCCTCAGCAATGACGCCGGCAGCGAGCTGGCGCACGTGACTCTGGGCAAGAACCTCGAGTCCGGCAGCGATCCGATGAGCATGTTCGGCGGCGGTTCCACCGGCCGTTTCTTCCGCAACCACGCCGACCAATCCGGCGTCTATGTGGTGAGCGAGCTCTTCCCGACCCTCTCGACCGAAGCCCCGCGCTGGCTTCAGGAAGACTTCCTGAAGGTTGAGAAGATCAAAAGCATCTCCATTACCCCGCCTGCACAGTCGAAGGAGATCGCCTGGAAGCTCAGCCGCACGGATGAGAATGGAGAGTTCACCTTGGACGGCGCGAAGGAGAACGAGACCCTGAACCCCAGCCTCACCGCCCCCTTGAAGACGCTCTTCTCCTATGCGCGCTTCGAGGACGTGGTGTCGAAGGAGAAGGCGGACGAAGTGCAGCCGACCGCGCAGCAAATCGCCAAGATCGAGACCTTCGAAGGCTTCACCTACACCTTCAAGATCAACCCCGCCCCGGAGGAAGAGAAGAAGGAGGGCGCGGATCCGGAAGAAGTTCCGGCCGAGCCTGCCTACTACATGACCGTAGAAGTGGAGGCCACCCTGCCTGCCGAGCGCAAGAAGGAGGAGAAGGAATCCGAGGAAGACGCCAAGACCAAGGACAAGGCCTTCGCCGACCGCAAGGCCGAGCTTGAGAAGCGCCTCGCCGCGGACAAGGCCCTCGCAGGACGCACCTTCAAGGTGAGCAAGTTCACCTTGGACGCCCTGCTCAAGGATCGCTCTTCGCTGCTTCAGTCGGCCACGCCTCCAGCAGGAGGTCCCGGTGCTCAGGGCGGCATGCAAGGTCTGCCACCCGGCTTGATGCCCCAAGGCCTGCCTCCCGGCATGATCCCGCCAGGTGCCGGTCAGGCCGCACCGGCTACCCGCCGTCGCGTGGAAGCCGTGACGCCTCCGATCGCCATCCCGCCGCTCGAGGAAGACAAGGCCGCCAAGCCCGAGGAAACGCCGAAGGCAGAAGACGCCCCGAAGCCGGAGCAAGCTCCCCCGCAGGAAGCCCCACCAAGCGAAGGCCAGTAA
- a CDS encoding GldG family protein produces the protein MSKEAKTVHPMARAILAIIALLVIVVSLNLLVSGLGLGHKNADFTQDKVHTLSDGTKGILKELGAPVVIRYYATRSSDYMPEALKLHMRRVDDLLGEYANLSGGKLRVENLDPQPDTDAEDSANLDGIRGQSFDDQNLYFGLAVSCLDRTSTIPFLDPNQETMLEYQLSKAISEVSRPDKPIVGLMTALPITGSPAMMPGQQGQPPWVIYQQLSQSYEVRDLGMTPEKIDPEIDVLLVFHPAEITPEAEFAIDQYLLQGGTVVACLDPFSVAAQMSSPPPNPMMGGAGGLPTSSTLPTLLGSWGVAMNQQVLADENYQTTMNGNRPGIAVLTVPKDGMPQKDDVITRDLTSLVFFLPGGLTKSGSPGVTVETLVKSSDKAGFVDSTKASQLDPKLTNSFRGTQSYDLVLHLKGNFKSAFPKGKPTAEETPPAEGEKKEEEKKEEKPAHLVDATKEGNVFIISDIDAFFNQFAYQVQNFGGGMQVARQINGNPSLFFNIIDQAASSTHLIGARSRAAIARPFTKIKEMEADANKRVGSKIEELEAKAEAAQQKLNELQSQKSAGSQLYLSPEQETEIKQFRQEEVESRKQVRELQKDLKREKDKLAGTTTFVNILAVPLLVIVSGLGLLLKRRSSTRAR, from the coding sequence ATGAGCAAAGAAGCAAAGACCGTCCACCCGATGGCACGCGCCATCCTGGCGATCATCGCGCTGCTGGTCATCGTCGTTTCCCTAAACCTGCTGGTCTCGGGACTCGGCCTCGGCCACAAGAATGCCGACTTCACCCAAGACAAGGTCCACACCTTGTCTGATGGCACCAAGGGCATCCTCAAGGAGCTCGGCGCCCCGGTGGTGATCCGCTACTACGCGACCCGTAGTTCCGATTACATGCCGGAAGCCCTCAAGCTCCACATGCGCCGCGTCGACGACCTGCTCGGCGAATACGCGAACCTCTCCGGCGGCAAGCTGCGCGTGGAGAATCTCGATCCCCAGCCGGACACCGATGCAGAAGACTCCGCAAACCTCGACGGCATCCGCGGCCAGAGTTTCGACGACCAGAACCTCTACTTCGGCCTGGCTGTTTCCTGTCTCGACCGCACTTCGACGATTCCCTTCCTCGATCCCAATCAGGAAACCATGCTGGAATACCAGCTTTCCAAGGCGATCTCGGAAGTCTCTCGCCCGGACAAGCCGATCGTGGGCCTGATGACCGCCCTGCCGATTACCGGCAGTCCCGCGATGATGCCTGGCCAGCAAGGCCAGCCACCGTGGGTGATCTACCAGCAGCTCTCCCAATCCTATGAGGTGAGAGATCTCGGGATGACCCCGGAGAAGATCGACCCGGAAATCGACGTCCTGCTCGTCTTCCACCCCGCTGAGATCACTCCTGAAGCGGAATTCGCCATCGACCAGTACCTCCTACAAGGCGGCACGGTGGTGGCTTGCCTCGATCCGTTCTCGGTGGCAGCCCAAATGAGCAGCCCTCCGCCAAACCCGATGATGGGCGGAGCCGGCGGCCTGCCGACTTCCTCCACCCTGCCGACCCTGCTGGGTTCCTGGGGTGTGGCGATGAACCAACAGGTTCTCGCGGATGAGAACTACCAGACCACGATGAATGGCAATCGCCCGGGCATCGCGGTGCTGACCGTGCCGAAGGATGGCATGCCGCAAAAGGATGACGTGATCACCCGCGACCTCACGAGCCTGGTGTTCTTCCTGCCCGGCGGCCTGACGAAGAGCGGCTCCCCCGGTGTGACGGTGGAAACCTTGGTGAAGTCCTCTGACAAGGCCGGCTTCGTCGACTCCACGAAGGCCTCCCAACTCGACCCGAAGCTGACCAACAGCTTCCGTGGCACCCAGTCCTATGACCTGGTGCTGCACTTGAAGGGTAACTTCAAGTCCGCCTTCCCGAAGGGCAAGCCGACCGCCGAAGAAACCCCGCCCGCCGAAGGCGAGAAGAAGGAAGAGGAAAAGAAGGAGGAGAAGCCCGCCCATCTGGTGGATGCCACCAAGGAAGGCAATGTCTTCATCATTTCCGACATCGACGCCTTCTTCAACCAGTTCGCCTATCAGGTGCAGAACTTCGGTGGCGGCATGCAGGTGGCCCGCCAGATCAATGGCAACCCCTCGCTGTTCTTCAACATCATCGACCAGGCCGCCTCTTCGACCCATCTGATCGGTGCCCGTAGCCGCGCCGCGATTGCCCGCCCCTTCACCAAGATCAAGGAGATGGAAGCGGATGCAAACAAGCGCGTCGGCAGCAAGATCGAAGAGCTCGAAGCCAAGGCTGAAGCCGCACAACAGAAGCTGAACGAACTCCAGTCCCAGAAGTCCGCGGGATCGCAGCTCTACCTCTCCCCGGAGCAGGAAACGGAGATCAAGCAGTTCCGTCAGGAGGAAGTCGAATCGCGCAAGCAAGTCCGCGAGCTTCAGAAGGACCTGAAGCGGGAGAAGGACAAGCTGGCCGGAACCACCACCTTCGTAAACATCCTGGCAGTGCCGCTCCTCGTCATCGTTTCTGGCCTCGGCCTGCTGCTGAAGCGCCGTTCATCCACCCGCGCACGCTGA
- a CDS encoding ABC transporter permease codes for MKHVWTIFKRELGSYFSHPIAYAVIVVFLILSMIFAFSMGSFMTVQDASLTYSFFTYLPFVLMVLVPAVGMRLLSEEQRTGTIELLGTMPIPMWSVIFGKFLAAATVWVVALLLTFPIWITVNWLGDPDNLTIICGYIGAILLAGCYLSVTLLVSAFTRDQVICLIISSAVCVLLTLGTFDFFVRFYVDTFGANVANAITALGPWEHFMSLARGAFRLQDAVWFGSITLGCLLGTSTILTAKRA; via the coding sequence ATGAAACACGTCTGGACCATCTTCAAGCGCGAGCTTGGCAGTTACTTCAGCCACCCGATCGCCTACGCCGTGATCGTGGTTTTCCTCATCCTGTCCATGATCTTTGCCTTCTCCATGGGCAGCTTCATGACGGTGCAGGACGCCTCCCTGACCTACTCCTTCTTCACCTACCTGCCCTTCGTCCTGATGGTGCTGGTGCCTGCTGTCGGCATGCGCCTGCTCTCGGAAGAGCAGCGCACCGGGACCATCGAGCTGCTCGGCACCATGCCGATCCCGATGTGGAGCGTCATCTTCGGGAAGTTCCTCGCGGCCGCGACCGTGTGGGTGGTGGCCCTGCTGCTCACCTTCCCCATCTGGATCACGGTGAACTGGCTCGGCGACCCGGATAATCTCACGATCATCTGCGGTTACATCGGTGCCATCCTGCTGGCTGGCTGCTACCTTTCGGTCACGCTGCTGGTTTCCGCCTTTACCCGTGACCAGGTCATCTGCCTGATCATTTCCTCCGCGGTCTGCGTGCTGCTGACCCTCGGCACCTTCGACTTCTTCGTCCGCTTCTACGTGGACACCTTCGGTGCCAACGTGGCGAACGCGATCACCGCGCTCGGCCCGTGGGAGCACTTCATGTCGCTCGCCCGCGGCGCCTTCCGCCTGCAGGACGCGGTGTGGTTCGGCTCCATCACCCTCGGCTGCCTCCTCGGCACCAGCACCATCCTCACCGCGAAGCGCGCCTGA
- a CDS encoding ABC transporter ATP-binding protein has protein sequence MIEVENLSKQFGTKTAVDHLSFSVRKGEVLGFLGPNGAGKSTTMRMVTGFLPPTSGDAKICGISVVDHPNEAKQKVGYLPESAPLYNDMTVSGFLRFCADVRGLSGSTKNDAVERAIETCFLKSVAYQSIETLSKGYRHRTCLAQSLLHDPEVLILDEPTDGLDPNQKHEVRQLIKRLGETKAILFSTHILEEVEAACTRAVIVDRGRIVEDGTPAELIKKSGTGSLTDLFRKVTTLDTAA, from the coding sequence ATGATCGAAGTCGAGAACCTGTCCAAACAGTTCGGAACGAAGACCGCCGTCGATCACCTCTCCTTTTCCGTCCGGAAAGGGGAAGTGCTCGGCTTCCTAGGACCCAACGGAGCCGGAAAATCCACCACCATGCGGATGGTGACCGGCTTCCTGCCCCCCACCTCCGGTGACGCAAAGATCTGCGGCATCTCCGTGGTGGATCATCCGAACGAGGCGAAGCAAAAGGTCGGCTATCTCCCGGAATCCGCCCCTCTCTACAATGACATGACCGTCAGTGGATTCCTGCGCTTCTGCGCGGACGTCCGCGGCCTCTCGGGCAGCACCAAGAACGATGCGGTCGAACGAGCGATTGAAACCTGCTTCCTGAAGAGCGTGGCCTATCAGTCGATCGAGACCCTCTCGAAGGGCTACCGTCACCGCACCTGCCTCGCCCAGTCGCTGCTGCACGATCCCGAAGTCCTGATTCTGGACGAGCCGACTGACGGCCTTGACCCAAACCAGAAACACGAGGTCCGCCAGCTGATCAAGCGCCTCGGGGAAACCAAGGCCATCCTCTTTTCCACCCACATTCTCGAGGAAGTCGAAGCCGCCTGCACCCGCGCCGTCATCGTCGACCGCGGCCGCATCGTGGAAGACGGCACACCCGCCGAGCTGATCAAGAAGTCCGGCACCGGATCGCTGACCGATCTGTTCCGGAAGGTGACCACGCTCGATACCGCCGCTTGA
- a CDS encoding PhoH family protein produces MSVPETEIKLEYETAPFLHSLFANDAKELRYLEEKLKVRAVTRDGWILFAGPEDAVKQATAVFADLEQARRQGSQISSRDFRMAVDLIAEGGGSVSELSGVKLLGVRGRKPVVPKTPRQLDYLKSIEKNDVVFGLGPAGTGKTYLAMAMGLAMLKAKRVGRVVLTRPAVEAGEALGFLPGDLREKVAPYLRPLYDAIHDMIGHEEGERYLADGTIEIAPLAFMRGRTLARSFVILDEAQNTTREQMFMALTRLGEESRMVVTGDGSQIDLKPNVPSGLFEAERALAGVPGIDFIRFSGSDVVRHPVVGRIIEAYDRHRSSA; encoded by the coding sequence ATGAGTGTCCCGGAGACAGAGATCAAACTGGAATACGAGACCGCGCCTTTCCTTCATTCCCTGTTCGCGAACGATGCGAAGGAACTCCGCTACCTGGAGGAGAAGCTGAAGGTCCGGGCAGTGACCCGGGACGGGTGGATCCTTTTTGCGGGGCCGGAGGACGCCGTGAAGCAGGCGACGGCCGTATTCGCGGACTTGGAGCAGGCCCGCCGCCAAGGCTCCCAGATCAGCTCCCGGGATTTCCGGATGGCCGTGGATCTGATCGCCGAGGGCGGGGGATCCGTCTCGGAGCTTTCCGGGGTGAAGCTGCTGGGCGTCCGCGGGCGCAAGCCGGTGGTTCCCAAGACCCCGCGGCAACTGGACTACCTGAAGTCGATCGAGAAGAACGACGTGGTTTTTGGTCTCGGGCCGGCGGGCACGGGCAAGACCTACCTGGCCATGGCGATGGGGCTCGCCATGCTGAAGGCCAAGCGGGTGGGCCGTGTCGTTTTGACGCGCCCGGCCGTGGAGGCGGGGGAAGCGCTCGGTTTCCTCCCCGGCGACCTGCGCGAGAAAGTGGCTCCCTATCTGCGCCCGCTCTACGACGCCATCCACGACATGATCGGCCACGAGGAAGGTGAGCGATATCTGGCGGACGGCACCATCGAGATCGCGCCGCTGGCATTCATGCGGGGCCGCACGCTGGCCCGCTCGTTCGTGATTCTGGACGAAGCGCAGAACACGACCCGGGAGCAGATGTTCATGGCGCTGACCCGTCTGGGTGAGGAATCGCGGATGGTGGTGACCGGGGACGGTTCCCAGATCGACCTGAAGCCCAATGTTCCTTCCGGCCTTTTCGAGGCGGAGCGGGCGCTTGCGGGGGTCCCGGGCATCGACTTTATCCGCTTCAGCGGCTCGGACGTGGTGAGGCACCCGGTGGTGGGGCGGATCATTGAGGCCTATGATCGCCACCGCAGCTCGGCTTGA
- a CDS encoding HD family phosphohydrolase, with amino-acid sequence MTLDRSVLVRLFLYLVFCAGVGVMVLRAASDTNFADERTYGALSGFVVAAAAVAILHSLHENVSHRNGRIILVLGGLAGHMAVVRGISLMVDANDMAGEMKFLLIPFALTPMVHAVLLGRGVGTFSTVFAAFLGSMVMPKQDALLYVAVSLVCGLVAVQAVHKVRKRVQLLRAGVYSGVAALLLCIAFGRIDPVPGITDHMEGLKDAGLSSLAALGTGIVIALLVSGMLPVLEGTFQLTTDISWLELSDLNHKLLRRLQLEAPGTFHHSLVVASLAEAAAEAVGANAAMCRVSAYYHDIGKLSKPEYFIENQVEGGENPHDSLTPTMSALIIIAHVKDGVDLAVKHKLNPRVIDIIQEHHGDSLVSYFYRRAQEQKKAEMEKVEKGLENPEDLPKIDEKNFRYPGPRPRTRESGIVSLADIVESASRSLKKPTPAKIRSMVEDLIESRVCDGQLDECTLTLRDLAKVKDSFCATLRSMLHTRIDYPKEDERSTVGRNKSDLERRHNGSKTQPIKTAPIKTAPLQPAQPAVTPQQPPATTPQQSAN; translated from the coding sequence ATGACGTTGGACCGCAGCGTCTTGGTCCGCCTTTTCCTTTATTTGGTATTTTGCGCGGGGGTGGGGGTGATGGTGCTGCGGGCCGCTTCCGACACGAACTTCGCCGATGAGCGGACCTATGGAGCGCTTTCGGGATTTGTGGTCGCTGCCGCAGCGGTGGCGATCCTTCACAGTCTCCATGAGAACGTATCCCACCGGAATGGTCGCATCATCCTGGTGTTGGGTGGTCTCGCCGGCCACATGGCGGTGGTGCGGGGCATCTCCCTGATGGTGGATGCGAATGACATGGCGGGGGAGATGAAGTTCCTGCTGATCCCCTTCGCCCTGACGCCGATGGTGCACGCCGTGTTGCTGGGCCGGGGCGTGGGCACTTTTTCGACCGTTTTTGCGGCCTTCCTTGGCTCCATGGTGATGCCGAAACAGGATGCGCTCCTGTATGTGGCGGTCAGCCTAGTCTGCGGCTTGGTAGCGGTGCAGGCGGTCCACAAGGTCCGGAAGCGGGTCCAATTGTTGCGTGCCGGCGTGTATTCCGGGGTGGCGGCGCTGCTGCTGTGCATCGCCTTCGGCCGGATTGATCCGGTGCCGGGGATCACCGACCATATGGAAGGTCTCAAGGATGCCGGCCTCAGCTCGCTGGCGGCGCTGGGCACGGGCATCGTGATTGCCCTTCTGGTCAGCGGGATGCTGCCGGTGCTGGAGGGGACCTTCCAGCTGACCACGGACATTTCCTGGCTGGAGCTCAGTGACCTGAACCACAAGCTGCTGCGACGCCTCCAACTGGAGGCTCCCGGGACCTTCCACCACAGCCTGGTGGTCGCTTCGCTGGCGGAGGCTGCCGCCGAGGCAGTGGGGGCGAATGCCGCGATGTGTCGCGTTTCCGCCTACTACCATGACATCGGGAAGCTGAGTAAGCCGGAGTATTTCATCGAGAACCAGGTGGAGGGCGGGGAGAACCCGCACGATTCCCTGACGCCGACGATGAGTGCGCTGATCATCATCGCCCACGTGAAGGACGGCGTGGACCTGGCGGTGAAGCACAAGCTCAACCCGAGGGTGATCGACATCATCCAGGAGCACCACGGGGATTCGCTGGTGAGCTATTTTTACCGCCGTGCCCAGGAACAGAAGAAGGCGGAGATGGAGAAGGTTGAGAAGGGGCTCGAGAATCCGGAGGATCTTCCGAAGATCGACGAGAAGAATTTCCGTTACCCCGGCCCGCGTCCCCGAACCCGCGAAAGCGGCATCGTGAGTCTCGCCGACATCGTTGAAAGCGCCTCCCGGAGCCTCAAGAAGCCGACTCCGGCGAAAATCCGGTCGATGGTGGAGGATTTGATCGAGTCCCGCGTCTGTGACGGCCAGCTCGACGAATGCACGCTGACCCTGCGCGATCTGGCGAAGGTGAAAGACAGCTTTTGTGCGACCCTGCGGAGCATGCTCCACACCCGGATCGACTACCCGAAGGAAGACGAGCGTAGCACGGTGGGACGGAACAAGTCCGACCTCGAGCGCCGTCACAACGGTTCGAAGACCCAGCCGATCAAGACGGCTCCGATCAAGACCGCCCCTCTCCAGCCAGCCCAACCCGCTGTCACTCCCCAGCAACCTCCTGCGACTACCCCGCAGCAATCCGCGAATTGA